From Candidatus Atelocyanobacterium thalassa isolate ALOHA, a single genomic window includes:
- a CDS encoding aspartate carbamoyltransferase catalytic subunit codes for MIWRRRHILSLADWEEEEYNILLQTASSFSEVLLRHTKKVPALQGLVVTNMFFEPSTRTRSSFELASKRLSADILNFSPGTSSLVKGETILDTAKTYLAMGTNIMVIRHKQAGVPKIIANEMDRLQSGVSILNAGDGMHEHPSQGLLDLFTICSELDSSYPRLELLQGKKIVIVGDILHSRVARSNIWSLTKAGANVHLVGPPTLLPKWFTDIKNTDSKGQLFIHWNLEDALKQADFIMTLRLQKERMTEALLPSSREYHKYYGITHNHLNICQPNVKILHPGPVNRGIEISSKLIDDLSISLVQKQITNGIAVRMALLFLLGTFSE; via the coding sequence ATGATTTGGAGAAGACGTCATATTTTGAGTTTAGCTGATTGGGAAGAAGAAGAATACAATATACTACTTCAAACTGCTTCTAGCTTCAGCGAGGTCCTATTACGACATACTAAAAAAGTACCAGCTCTTCAGGGACTAGTAGTTACTAACATGTTTTTTGAACCATCTACAAGAACCCGTAGTAGTTTTGAACTAGCAAGTAAACGTCTTTCTGCAGATATATTAAACTTTTCTCCAGGAACCTCATCTCTAGTAAAGGGAGAAACTATTCTAGATACGGCTAAAACTTATTTAGCTATGGGAACAAACATTATGGTCATTCGCCATAAACAAGCAGGAGTTCCCAAAATAATTGCTAACGAAATGGATCGCTTGCAAAGCGGTGTCAGCATTTTAAATGCTGGGGATGGTATGCATGAACATCCTTCTCAGGGATTATTAGATTTATTTACTATTTGTTCTGAGCTAGACTCTAGTTATCCAAGATTAGAGTTATTGCAAGGTAAAAAAATCGTTATTGTTGGTGATATATTACATTCCAGAGTTGCTCGTTCAAACATATGGAGCTTAACAAAAGCAGGAGCTAACGTTCATTTAGTAGGTCCTCCAACATTACTGCCTAAGTGGTTTACAGATATAAAAAATACAGATAGCAAAGGCCAATTATTTATACATTGGAATTTGGAAGATGCTTTAAAACAAGCAGATTTCATTATGACATTACGTTTACAAAAAGAAAGAATGACAGAGGCTTTACTGCCTAGCTCGAGAGAATATCATAAATATTATGGTATTACTCATAATCATTTAAATATTTGTCAACCTAATGTAAAAATTTTACATCCAGGGCCAGTAAATCGTGGAATTGAAATCAGCTCAAAGTTAATAGATGACCTTAGTATTAGTTTAGTTCAAAAACAAATTACAAACGGTATTGCTGTCCGTATGGCTTTACTATTCTTATTGGGAACATTTTCTGAATAA
- a CDS encoding UDP-glucose dehydrogenase family protein codes for MRVCVIGTGYVGLVTGVCLAHIGHHVICVDNNEEKIKLMKAGQSPIYEPGLSELMHSSMKEQRLEFTSDLAKGVHHGEILFTAVGTPALTNGESDTRYVEAVARGIGENLNCGYKVIVNKSTVPIGSGDWVRMIVMEGLAKQNNPSMKVEFDVVSNPEFLREGSAVYDTFNPDRIVLGGNSKQAIDLMKNLYKPLIERKFSQDKTLPFVSLVVTDLNSAEMIKYAANAFLATKISFINEIANICDRVGADVCQVAQGIGLDSRIGSKFLKAGIGWGGSCFPKDVSALIRTANDYNYETQLLNAAVRVNKKQRLIVIEKLQQELKILKGKTIGLLGLTFKADTDDMRDAPALIIIEELNRLGAKVKAYDPIVSQSGLSHGLSGVIIETDAEMLSDKCDALVLVTDWQEFLNLDYEKMATVMINPVIIDGRNFLKREELQMAGFHYVGIGC; via the coding sequence ATGCGTGTTTGTGTTATTGGTACAGGTTATGTTGGATTAGTGACTGGGGTTTGCTTAGCTCATATTGGTCATCATGTTATTTGTGTTGATAATAATGAGGAAAAGATTAAGTTAATGAAGGCTGGTCAATCTCCTATTTATGAACCTGGACTTTCAGAATTAATGCACTCTTCTATGAAAGAACAACGTTTAGAGTTCACATCAGATTTAGCGAAAGGTGTTCATCACGGAGAAATTCTTTTTACTGCAGTAGGTACTCCTGCTTTAACTAATGGAGAGAGCGATACTCGCTATGTTGAAGCTGTCGCGAGGGGTATTGGAGAAAATTTAAACTGTGGATATAAAGTCATAGTAAACAAATCTACTGTACCAATTGGATCTGGAGATTGGGTAAGAATGATTGTTATGGAAGGTTTGGCTAAACAAAATAATCCTTCCATGAAAGTAGAATTTGATGTCGTTAGTAATCCTGAATTCTTAAGAGAAGGATCTGCAGTCTATGATACATTTAATCCTGATCGTATCGTTCTTGGGGGTAACAGCAAACAAGCTATTGATTTAATGAAAAATCTTTATAAACCTTTAATCGAAAGAAAGTTTTCTCAAGATAAAACTTTACCTTTTGTTTCTTTAGTGGTGACAGATTTAAATTCTGCAGAAATGATAAAGTATGCTGCTAATGCATTTTTAGCAACTAAAATTAGCTTCATCAATGAAATTGCAAACATTTGTGATCGCGTAGGAGCAGACGTTTGCCAGGTTGCGCAGGGAATAGGGCTAGATTCTCGTATTGGTAGTAAATTTTTAAAAGCAGGGATTGGGTGGGGAGGCTCTTGCTTTCCAAAAGATGTTTCAGCTTTAATTCGTACTGCTAATGACTACAACTATGAAACACAACTACTAAATGCAGCTGTTAGGGTTAATAAAAAGCAAAGATTAATAGTTATAGAAAAGTTACAACAAGAGTTAAAAATTCTTAAAGGTAAAACTATTGGTTTATTAGGATTGACTTTTAAAGCAGATACTGATGATATGAGAGATGCTCCTGCACTGATAATAATTGAAGAACTTAATCGTTTAGGAGCTAAAGTTAAAGCATATGATCCAATAGTTTCTCAATCTGGTTTAAGTCATGGACTATCGGGAGTTATTATTGAAACTGATGCTGAAATGCTTTCAGATAAATGTGATGCTCTAGTATTAGTGACAGATTGGCAAGAATTTCTTAATTTGGACTATGAAAAAATGGCCACAGTTATGATCAACCCTGTTATTATTGATGGTCGTAATTTCTTAAAACGTGAAGAACTGCAAATGGCAGGTTTTCATTATGTAGGAATTGGTTGTTAA
- the hemN gene encoding oxygen-independent coproporphyrinogen III oxidase: MKSKLKSISFDQELLKKYDKSLPRYTSYPPATELKINSGEKEFKLGIESGNKKKTPLSLYCHIPFCESACYFCGCNTIITKNKKVASSYLEYIVNDIKKTSQFVSSDRLVNQIHWGGGTPNYLNQLQIEQLFNTIKNNFNIDKNAEISIEVNPKYVDKNLIFFLRNIGFNRISFGIQDFEEKVQNVINRVQPEEMLFQVMDWVKEANFESVNVDLIYGLPFQNRYTFEKTIQKTIELNPDRIAVFNFAYIPWIKPAQKNLPIDELPSASEKLAILQMAIDKFNDNNYVYIGMDHFAKPNDELSIAQEKGDLHRNFQGYTTKPESDLISFGMTSISMLHDVYVQNHKKIKDYYRTIDEGLLPIEKGFALSQDDIIRRSIIMELMCQSQLDKNRVKSKYNLNFNFDEYFAQELIDLQPLEKDGLVSLYDDRLEVTSSGRWLIRNIASIFDPYLKKSKENTFSKSI, translated from the coding sequence ATGAAATCAAAATTAAAAAGCATAAGCTTTGATCAAGAATTACTCAAAAAATATGATAAATCTCTTCCCAGATATACAAGCTATCCTCCTGCTACTGAACTGAAGATAAATTCAGGAGAGAAAGAGTTTAAATTAGGTATTGAATCAGGTAACAAGAAAAAAACTCCACTTTCTCTCTACTGTCATATTCCTTTTTGTGAAAGTGCATGTTATTTTTGCGGGTGTAATACAATCATTACAAAAAATAAGAAAGTTGCTTCTTCTTATTTAGAATATATAGTGAATGATATTAAAAAAACTTCTCAATTTGTTTCTTCAGATCGATTAGTAAATCAAATTCATTGGGGAGGAGGAACACCTAATTATCTAAATCAGCTTCAGATAGAACAATTGTTTAATACGATCAAAAATAACTTTAATATAGATAAAAATGCAGAAATATCTATTGAAGTTAATCCTAAATATGTCGATAAAAATCTTATCTTTTTTCTAAGAAATATTGGTTTCAACCGTATTAGTTTCGGGATTCAAGATTTTGAGGAAAAAGTACAAAACGTTATTAATCGTGTTCAGCCTGAAGAAATGTTATTTCAGGTTATGGACTGGGTAAAAGAAGCAAATTTTGAGAGCGTTAATGTTGATCTGATTTATGGTTTGCCATTCCAAAACAGATATACCTTTGAAAAAACAATTCAAAAAACAATAGAATTGAATCCTGATCGTATTGCTGTATTCAACTTTGCATATATTCCTTGGATAAAACCTGCTCAAAAAAATCTTCCTATCGATGAATTGCCTAGCGCATCAGAAAAACTTGCTATCTTACAAATGGCTATTGATAAATTTAACGACAATAATTATGTATATATAGGCATGGATCATTTCGCTAAACCCAATGACGAGTTGTCAATTGCTCAAGAGAAAGGTGACTTGCATCGTAACTTTCAAGGATATACAACAAAACCAGAATCTGATCTTATCTCTTTTGGAATGACATCTATTAGTATGCTTCACGATGTTTATGTCCAGAATCATAAAAAAATTAAAGATTATTATCGAACTATAGATGAAGGGCTTTTACCTATTGAGAAAGGCTTTGCTCTTAGTCAAGATGATATTATTCGTCGCTCCATCATTATGGAATTAATGTGTCAATCTCAACTTGATAAAAATCGTGTTAAAAGCAAGTATAATTTGAACTTTAATTTTGATGAATATTTTGCACAAGAATTAATTGATTTACAACCTTTGGAAAAAGATGGATTAGTTAGCTTATATGATGATCGCTTAGAGGTTACTAGCTCAGGACGCTGGCTTATTAGAAATATTGCATCAATATTTGATCCATATCTTAAAAAATCAAAGGAGAATACATTTTCAAAATCTATTTAG
- a CDS encoding UDP-glucuronic acid decarboxylase family protein, translating into MKILVTGGAGFIGSHLIDRLMEKGHDILCLDNFYTGNKNNVLKWVGNPHFELIRHDITEPIRLEVDQIYHLACPASPIHYQHNPVKTIKTNVLGTLNMLGLAKRVSARILLASTSEVYGDPDIHPQHEEYNGNVNCTGLRACYDEGKRVAETLAFEYHREHQTDIRVARIFNTYGPRMSENDGRVVSNLIVQALQNKFLTIYGDGTQTRSFCYISDMAEGLIKLMNGNYIGPINLGNPDEYTILELATIIHKMTKSNAQLIYKELPKDDPKKRQPDITKAKFHLDWQPQFSLERGLELTIQHFQDQLFE; encoded by the coding sequence ATGAAAATACTAGTTACAGGCGGTGCTGGTTTTATTGGCTCCCACCTCATTGATCGCTTAATGGAAAAGGGACATGATATTCTTTGCTTAGATAATTTTTATACTGGCAATAAAAATAATGTTTTGAAGTGGGTTGGAAATCCTCATTTCGAATTAATTCGTCATGACATAACCGAACCTATTCGTTTAGAAGTTGATCAGATTTATCACTTAGCATGTCCTGCTTCTCCGATTCATTATCAACATAATCCTGTAAAAACTATTAAAACCAATGTTTTAGGAACATTGAATATGTTAGGTCTTGCTAAACGGGTTAGCGCACGTATTTTGCTTGCATCTACTTCTGAAGTATATGGTGATCCGGATATACATCCTCAACATGAAGAATATAATGGAAATGTAAACTGTACGGGCTTAAGAGCTTGTTATGACGAAGGCAAAAGAGTAGCGGAAACTTTAGCATTTGAGTACCATAGAGAACACCAAACAGATATTCGAGTAGCACGTATCTTTAATACATACGGACCTAGAATGTCAGAAAATGATGGTAGAGTTGTAAGCAATCTTATTGTACAAGCTTTACAAAATAAATTTTTAACCATTTATGGAGATGGAACTCAAACCCGAAGTTTTTGCTATATTTCTGATATGGCAGAAGGATTGATAAAGTTAATGAATGGAAATTATATAGGTCCAATAAATCTAGGTAATCCTGATGAGTATACTATTCTAGAATTAGCTACGATAATTCATAAAATGACTAAATCAAATGCACAATTAATTTATAAAGAATTACCTAAAGATGATCCTAAAAAGAGGCAACCTGATATTACTAAAGCTAAATTTCATCTTGATTGGCAACCACAATTTTCTTTAGAAAGAGGACTGGAATTAACAATCCAGCACTTTCAAGATCAATTATTTGAATAA